A stretch of the Tolypothrix sp. PCC 7712 genome encodes the following:
- a CDS encoding helix-turn-helix domain-containing protein yields MNASTRDIAKKAGISEAVIYQRFGTKEDLFFAAMK; encoded by the coding sequence GTGAACGCTTCTACACGAGACATCGCCAAAAAAGCAGGTATTTCTGAAGCTGTTATCTATCAACGTTTTGGTACAAAGGAAGACTTGTTTTTCGCAGCCATGAAGTGA
- a CDS encoding plasmid mobilization protein, whose amino-acid sequence MRPKLSKNLLRNKTLEARVNAIEHEMIKQKAQDAGLSIAEFTRRSVLLKPLPRRLSKITLFTYRELVRIGNNINQLTRATNAALKMGVRPPANPSQLEELRNLLQQIGRELSSIETEVTDDDDIDDEDNEEWE is encoded by the coding sequence ATGCGCCCAAAACTGTCAAAAAACCTGCTGCGTAACAAGACATTAGAAGCTCGTGTTAATGCAATCGAACACGAGATGATTAAGCAAAAAGCACAAGACGCTGGACTATCGATAGCTGAGTTTACAAGACGTAGTGTTTTATTAAAACCATTGCCAAGGCGACTGAGCAAAATAACCCTCTTCACATATAGAGAATTAGTCCGCATTGGCAACAACATTAATCAACTCACTAGAGCAACAAACGCCGCCCTAAAAATGGGAGTGCGACCACCAGCAAATCCATCCCAACTAGAAGAATTGCGAAATCTTCTACAGCAAATTGGTCGGGAATTATCTTCTATTGAAACTGAAGTCACTGATGATGATGACATTGACGATGAAGATAACGAAGAGTGGGAGTAA
- a CDS encoding relaxase/mobilization nuclease domain-containing protein, whose product MIGNQTKGKSFRGLLEYLENREDSSLIGGNMFGRNARELSREFRLSRQLNPEALKVVHHVSLSLSPGEQLDNDTWCEIAEKYMEAMGYISNQYAIYRHSDRDHDHIHICASRISLDDGKITSDSWEYVRSEKIIRQLEREYGLQPTISSKEKLNRAPSIGQQRRLEREQLEYEQGERNTPPQQPIKTQLIELIDRATIDKPTMPQLVERLQLKGVEVRHGVTRNGKSKGISYSWNEQKFSGTSLGPAYTFPGLQKHKSIDYQPQRDDERIEYLLNNRVGRAVDNLELINAIADFIEQSAAESTLVETLPQLIEQLSVYEQQLEQGRTTLDDLRPAIAQKEQQLSSQTTVDAIAQNKAQPLTTDKPKPKENSLAELYKYYSTELPNLLLTDRDKEIANRALLDNRPVKEVEEIILASPARWTTEEAKALVLIANNQLASNKEQIQTKAGVAGGEVQHLEKELSLNYSLSSPASSASPAPPALPFTPPSEDEKLWPALKNYLTQQRGISSNLVETLHRKGLGYIDQQRKVVFIKRDLNGEKSGALVWDTPKQDDRCSQNSENTQSRQSWFHINLGRETDDKIERVFLCDSPIDALTLAHMDMNAHKGLPPVKTMYLVVDDPDNLPLEFLKNISRIGLAFSKDDQGKETAKTVLKLLPQSKQLPPNNHSWNEDLLEILHIEQEKRRQQQRGLSR is encoded by the coding sequence ATGATTGGCAACCAAACCAAAGGTAAAAGCTTCCGTGGACTCTTGGAATATTTAGAGAATCGAGAAGATTCATCTTTAATCGGCGGTAATATGTTCGGGAGAAATGCTAGAGAACTGTCTAGAGAATTTCGACTATCTCGACAACTCAATCCAGAAGCTCTTAAAGTAGTTCACCATGTTTCACTTTCACTAAGCCCAGGCGAACAGCTAGACAATGATACTTGGTGCGAGATAGCAGAGAAATATATGGAAGCAATGGGTTACATATCTAACCAATATGCCATCTATCGCCACAGTGACCGCGACCATGATCATATACACATTTGCGCTAGTAGAATCAGTTTGGATGACGGCAAGATTACGAGTGATAGCTGGGAGTATGTACGTTCAGAAAAAATCATTCGCCAGCTAGAGCGAGAATATGGTTTACAGCCGACTATTAGTAGTAAAGAAAAACTTAACCGCGCCCCAAGCATAGGACAACAGCGCCGATTGGAAAGAGAGCAACTGGAGTACGAGCAGGGTGAGAGAAACACGCCGCCACAACAGCCAATTAAAACCCAACTAATTGAACTAATCGACCGCGCCACAATAGATAAACCGACCATGCCCCAACTGGTGGAACGATTGCAGCTAAAAGGTGTAGAAGTGCGCCACGGTGTAACACGCAATGGCAAAAGTAAAGGCATCTCTTATTCGTGGAATGAGCAGAAATTTAGCGGTACATCTTTGGGGCCTGCCTATACCTTTCCTGGACTGCAAAAACATAAATCTATTGACTATCAGCCTCAACGCGATGACGAGCGGATTGAGTATCTGTTGAACAATCGTGTCGGGCGAGCAGTTGACAACCTTGAACTCATAAATGCGATCGCTGATTTTATTGAACAGTCAGCAGCCGAGTCAACCTTGGTGGAAACTTTACCACAATTAATAGAACAACTGTCCGTGTATGAGCAGCAGTTAGAACAAGGAAGAACCACATTAGATGACCTGCGACCGGCAATTGCTCAAAAGGAGCAACAGCTTTCATCTCAAACAACAGTGGATGCAATCGCTCAAAATAAAGCTCAACCTTTAACCACCGATAAACCAAAGCCAAAAGAAAATTCTTTAGCCGAGTTATATAAGTATTACAGTACCGAATTGCCAAACTTATTATTGACTGACCGAGACAAAGAAATTGCTAATAGAGCGTTATTAGATAATCGGCCAGTAAAAGAAGTTGAAGAAATTATATTAGCCAGTCCCGCCCGATGGACTACTGAGGAAGCTAAAGCATTAGTTTTAATCGCTAACAATCAACTGGCATCTAATAAAGAGCAGATACAAACTAAAGCAGGGGTAGCTGGGGGAGAGGTGCAGCACTTGGAGAAAGAATTATCCCTCAATTACTCTCTTTCCTCCCCTGCCTCCTCAGCTTCCCCTGCTCCCCCAGCCCTGCCATTTACGCCACCATCAGAAGATGAGAAGCTATGGCCTGCATTAAAAAATTACCTGACTCAACAACGCGGCATCTCGTCAAATTTAGTCGAAACATTACATCGTAAAGGTTTGGGTTACATAGACCAGCAGCGAAAAGTTGTATTTATCAAGCGTGATCTCAATGGTGAAAAATCAGGCGCACTGGTTTGGGACACCCCAAAGCAAGATGATCGCTGTTCGCAGAACAGCGAAAACACCCAATCAAGACAGAGTTGGTTTCACATCAACTTGGGTAGAGAAACAGACGATAAAATCGAGAGAGTATTTTTGTGCGACTCACCCATTGATGCACTGACGTTAGCACATATGGATATGAATGCACACAAGGGGCTGCCACCAGTCAAAACAATGTACTTGGTAGTGGATGACCCGGATAACTTGCCATTAGAATTCCTCAAAAATATCAGCAGAATTGGGCTGGCATTTAGTAAAGATGACCAAGGTAAAGAAACAGCCAAAACTGTATTAAAATTGTTGCCCCAAAGTAAGCAACTTCCACCCAATAATCACAGTTGGAATGAGGATTTGCTAGAAATACTGCACATAGAGCAGGAGAAACGCAGACAGCAGCAGCGCGGTTTAAGTCGGTAA
- a CDS encoding ribbon-helix-helix protein, CopG family: MNKLMRNVGEGSAATAQNPSATRTTSGKRLSISLSDDAAKLLEFLAQTQGITQNEALRKAIATEAYLLEERMQGTKVLLQKPDKEIREVVFR; this comes from the coding sequence ATGAACAAATTGATGCGGAATGTAGGGGAAGGCTCTGCTGCTACAGCCCAAAACCCATCCGCCACCAGAACCACTAGTGGGAAGCGGCTGTCTATCAGTTTGTCTGATGACGCTGCTAAACTTCTAGAATTCCTTGCCCAAACCCAAGGCATTACTCAGAATGAGGCCCTTCGTAAAGCAATTGCAACAGAGGCATATCTTCTAGAAGAAAGAATGCAGGGGACTAAAGTTTTGCTTCAGAAGCCTGATAAGGAGATTCGTGAAGTAGTCTTTAGATAA
- a CDS encoding GIY-YIG nuclease family protein — protein sequence MPKRKTQEEFIQQAQAKHNGFYEYTKASYVGSSTKVIVICPTHGEFNITPSHHLLGVGCRKCYGDRQRNSQDDIIAKFHQVHGNYYGYDKVVYRRINIKVTITCPVHGDFEQEPVAHINGSGCVKCANEKQSLTTEEFINKARAKHGEKYDYSQVNYVNTDTKITIICYQHGDFEQRPYNHLKGTECPECAKEYITEAKFGFEYKGVSYRSIKHACQELGKDYWVVVKRLDAGWSLEQAFDDAPNDPRHPFEVNGVIYNGLEDAVRQLNAPVSATTVKRRLEQGMKPEDALFTPPKLGYDNGAVYLATNLINGKQYVGLTTTSLEERWERHLDQVSRKNASLIHKAIAKFGEENFTIEIIDSANSPEDLRAKERKWIKELNTLTPNGYNVTKGGEIGGFPGKPTRLPGDPTVYPSVQAAAEALAKREGIKLEAAEKRIYTGRIDVKKPHGMSKTRIYKHWDRLIYQTANPNSKHYKGFNVCERWKDFTSFYEDMGATYKEGLRLKLIDPSSPYSTENCLWGE from the coding sequence ATGCCAAAGCGTAAAACCCAAGAAGAATTTATCCAACAAGCTCAAGCCAAGCACAATGGCTTTTATGAGTACACTAAAGCAAGCTATGTAGGCTCAAGCACCAAGGTAATTGTAATTTGCCCTACACATGGCGAATTTAACATCACTCCTAGCCATCATCTTCTAGGTGTAGGCTGCCGCAAATGTTATGGCGATCGCCAGCGTAACAGTCAAGACGATATCATCGCCAAATTCCACCAAGTTCATGGAAATTATTACGGCTATGACAAGGTTGTTTATCGAAGAATAAATATTAAGGTTACAATTACCTGTCCTGTTCATGGCGATTTTGAGCAAGAGCCGGTTGCACACATTAATGGCTCAGGTTGCGTTAAATGCGCCAATGAAAAGCAATCTTTAACAACAGAGGAATTCATCAATAAAGCCCGCGCCAAGCACGGTGAGAAATACGATTACAGTCAAGTAAATTACGTTAACACAGACACCAAGATAACTATCATCTGCTATCAACATGGTGATTTTGAACAACGCCCCTACAATCACTTAAAGGGAACCGAATGTCCTGAGTGTGCTAAAGAATATATAACTGAAGCTAAGTTTGGCTTTGAGTATAAAGGGGTTTCGTATCGTAGTATCAAACACGCTTGCCAAGAATTAGGCAAAGATTATTGGGTAGTAGTTAAACGCTTAGACGCTGGTTGGAGTTTAGAACAGGCGTTTGATGATGCACCAAACGACCCCCGACACCCCTTTGAAGTGAATGGTGTTATTTATAACGGATTAGAAGATGCTGTTCGACAATTGAATGCACCTGTTAGTGCCACAACTGTCAAAAGGCGTTTAGAGCAAGGCATGAAACCAGAGGATGCGCTGTTTACTCCTCCTAAACTGGGTTATGACAATGGTGCTGTTTACCTAGCAACTAATCTCATAAACGGTAAACAGTATGTAGGACTGACCACAACATCATTAGAAGAGCGCTGGGAGAGACATTTAGATCAGGTTTCTCGAAAAAACGCCTCACTAATTCACAAAGCGATCGCCAAATTTGGGGAAGAGAATTTCACAATTGAAATTATTGATTCTGCTAACAGTCCTGAAGACTTGAGAGCGAAAGAGCGCAAATGGATTAAGGAGCTAAACACCTTAACCCCTAATGGTTACAACGTCACTAAAGGCGGAGAGATTGGCGGTTTTCCGGGTAAACCTACCAGGCTCCCTGGAGACCCTACTGTTTACCCATCTGTCCAAGCAGCAGCAGAGGCATTAGCAAAGCGGGAAGGCATTAAGTTAGAAGCTGCCGAGAAGCGAATTTACACAGGTCGAATTGATGTCAAAAAACCACACGGAATGTCAAAAACAAGAATATACAAACATTGGGATCGGTTGATTTACCAAACAGCCAATCCAAATTCTAAGCATTACAAAGGCTTTAATGTGTGCGAACGGTGGAAAGATTTTACGAGCTTTTACGAAGACATGGGAGCAACTTATAAAGAAGGTTTGCGCCTCAAGCTAATTGATCCTAGCTCCCCTTACTCTACCGAGAACTGCTTGTGGGGGGAATAG